A stretch of DNA from Nevskiales bacterium:
TGGCGTTGTACCCGCGGGAAATCGCCGGCATGCGTGCGCTGAGCGATGCCGGCGTACCGCTGTACCTGATGCACGGCAACCGGGATTTCCTGATCGGCGAGGCTTTCCTGGAGGCCACCGGCGGCAGGCTGCTCAAGGATCCTACCGTCATCGACCTGCATGGCACGCCGACCGTGCTGTCGCACGGCGACATGCTGTGCACGGACGACGTCGCGCACATGAAGGGCCGCCGCGAATGGCTGGACCCGGCGCGGCAGGCCGCGTTCCTGGCGCAGCCGCCGGCGGTGCGCGAGAAGATCGCACGTCAGCTGCGCATGGAAAGCAGCTACAACAAGACCCTGAAAGCCGCCGAGATCATGGACGTGACCCAGCAGGCGGTCGAGGATCTGCTACGCC
This window harbors:
- a CDS encoding UDP-2,3-diacylglucosamine diphosphatase — translated: MPTLFISDLHLEPARPQLTRIFLGFLAGPARSANAVYIMGDLFDLWIGDDANMALYPREIAGMRALSDAGVPLYLMHGNRDFLIGEAFLEATGGRLLKDPTVIDLHGTPTVLSHGDMLCTDDVAHMKGRREWLDPARQAAFLAQPPAVREKIARQLRMESSYNKTLKAAEIMDVTQQAVEDLLRQHGVRQLIHGHTHRPAIHDFRLDGAPARRIVLSDWHDDRGSMLVCDASGCRLQDLE